Proteins found in one Mucilaginibacter gracilis genomic segment:
- a CDS encoding YXWGXW repeat-containing protein, with translation MKNSFKILAFLLVLGLNTPKTFAQISLGISISARIAPPPLPVYDQPECPVDGYLWTPGYWAYNDVDGYYWVPGAWVAPPEPGYLWTPAYWGYEGGIYGFHRGYWGRHVGFYGGVNYGYGYIGTGFVGGEWRGNSFRYNTAVVHVNRTVVHNTYVNNTVIRNTTVNRVSFNGPGGVRATPRPEERAAMTEHHVQPTAAQQSHVQAARNDKGQYANANHGQPARTAVSNGGGRSFQTNQNHPANTGGFGNKGSQPQNQQQHTAQPANTNQGSQQQGQPQHNTPPTNTNHGGFGNHATQPQGQPQNVQPVPQQQHTQPAQQQQQRPQPQQQRQQPQQHAPQQRPPQHPQGGQPRPAGGGGRPMGGNHGRHG, from the coding sequence ATGAAAAATAGTTTCAAAATTTTAGCATTTCTATTAGTTTTGGGCTTAAATACGCCAAAAACTTTTGCGCAAATAAGCTTAGGGATAAGCATTTCTGCTCGTATTGCACCCCCGCCTCTACCGGTTTACGATCAGCCAGAGTGCCCGGTTGACGGATATTTATGGACACCAGGGTATTGGGCCTATAACGATGTTGACGGTTACTATTGGGTGCCGGGCGCCTGGGTAGCACCACCCGAACCAGGTTATTTGTGGACGCCCGCTTACTGGGGTTACGAAGGTGGCATTTATGGTTTTCACCGCGGATATTGGGGCCGCCATGTAGGTTTTTACGGCGGTGTTAACTACGGTTACGGCTACATAGGCACCGGCTTTGTGGGTGGCGAATGGCGTGGCAATTCGTTTAGGTATAATACGGCAGTGGTGCATGTTAACCGCACAGTGGTACACAATACCTATGTAAACAACACCGTTATTCGTAACACAACTGTAAATCGCGTTAGTTTTAACGGGCCCGGTGGTGTAAGGGCAACTCCCCGCCCCGAAGAGCGCGCAGCCATGACCGAACACCATGTACAGCCAACAGCGGCACAACAGTCGCACGTGCAAGCCGCCCGTAACGATAAGGGCCAATATGCTAACGCCAACCATGGGCAGCCAGCCCGCACGGCGGTAAGTAATGGAGGCGGTCGTAGTTTCCAAACCAACCAAAACCACCCTGCTAATACCGGCGGCTTTGGTAATAAGGGCAGCCAACCTCAAAATCAGCAACAGCATACTGCCCAGCCGGCAAATACAAATCAAGGCAGTCAACAGCAAGGTCAGCCGCAGCATAATACGCCGCCTACAAATACCAATCACGGTGGTTTTGGCAATCACGCTACTCAACCGCAAGGGCAACCGCAGAATGTGCAACCAGTTCCGCAACAACAGCATACTCAGCCTGCTCAGCAACAGCAGCAAAGGCCACAGCCTCAACAACAAAGGCAGCAACCGCAGCAACATGCTCCGCAACAGCGGCCTCCGCAACATCCGCAAGGCGGTCAGCCACGTCCGGCTGGCGGCGGTGGCCGCCCTATGGGTGGTAACCACGGCAGGCACGGATAG